The following proteins come from a genomic window of Gordonia westfalica:
- a CDS encoding cytochrome P450 — protein MSTSDLDVDSADLLGPAALADPYPVFASLREQDPVHWDAKYRSWFITSFEDVTEALREPRFTSNRITPYREKILSRPGTDPLLREAFGVLDDWMVFKDPPDHTRLRRLLSRAFTPRSVSRMRPAIEAIAEELLDRVIARGDNHVDLIADYAYPLTASVIAEMLGVPKQDRDRFKDWSDQISGLVFGSLGDEDRHRRGAEGMTELTGYLDDLVAAHQRSEADDLISMLIAARDDDDSLSHDEVIATGVLLLFAGHETTTNLIGNGILALLEHPGQQTDLDATDPARVNGLVEELLRYDGPAKSVVRLVTEDMIWRGKQMKAGERVFLFLSSANRDPDAFENPDTFDVGRRPGRQLGFSAGLHYCLGAPLARLETSIAVPAALGRLPGLTLDPHSAISWAPTLLTRGMSRFPATYELPSGPDR, from the coding sequence ATGAGCACGTCCGACCTCGACGTGGACAGCGCCGATCTCCTCGGCCCCGCGGCTCTCGCCGATCCGTACCCGGTGTTCGCGTCACTGCGCGAACAGGATCCGGTCCACTGGGACGCCAAGTACCGCTCCTGGTTCATCACCTCGTTCGAGGATGTCACCGAGGCGCTCAGAGAGCCACGATTCACCTCCAACCGCATCACTCCGTACCGCGAGAAGATCCTCAGCCGTCCCGGCACCGACCCGCTGCTCCGTGAGGCCTTCGGCGTGCTCGACGACTGGATGGTCTTCAAGGATCCGCCGGACCACACGCGACTTCGGCGACTGCTGAGCCGAGCGTTCACCCCGCGTTCCGTGTCGCGAATGCGCCCGGCGATCGAGGCGATCGCCGAGGAACTGCTCGACCGGGTGATCGCCAGGGGCGACAACCACGTCGACCTCATCGCCGACTACGCCTATCCGCTGACGGCGTCGGTCATCGCCGAGATGCTCGGCGTCCCGAAGCAAGACCGTGATCGGTTCAAGGACTGGTCCGACCAGATCAGCGGACTCGTCTTCGGGAGTCTCGGCGATGAGGACCGGCATCGCCGGGGTGCAGAGGGGATGACCGAACTCACCGGTTACCTCGATGATCTGGTCGCCGCCCACCAGAGGTCGGAAGCCGACGACCTCATCTCGATGCTGATCGCGGCGCGTGACGACGATGACTCGCTCAGTCACGACGAGGTCATCGCGACCGGCGTCCTGCTGCTCTTCGCCGGACACGAGACCACGACCAACCTCATCGGCAACGGAATCCTGGCGCTGCTCGAACATCCGGGGCAGCAGACCGACCTCGATGCCACCGACCCGGCGCGGGTGAACGGACTGGTCGAGGAACTCCTGCGCTACGACGGGCCGGCGAAGAGTGTGGTGCGTCTCGTGACCGAGGACATGATCTGGCGTGGGAAGCAGATGAAGGCCGGAGAACGCGTCTTCCTCTTCCTGTCCAGCGCGAACCGCGATCCCGACGCGTTCGAGAATCCCGACACCTTCGACGTCGGGCGACGCCCCGGCCGACAGCTCGGTTTCAGTGCGGGCCTGCACTACTGCCTCGGTGCACCGCTCGCCCGGCTGGAGACGTCGATCGCGGTACCGGCCGCGCTCGGACGACTCCCCGGCCTGACACTCGATCCCCACTCGGCGATCTCGTGGGCGCCCACGCTTCTCACGCGTGGGATGTCGCGGTTCCCGGCCACCTACGAACTACCATCGGGTCCTGATCGGTAG
- a CDS encoding TetR/AcrR family transcriptional regulator, with protein sequence MARPSRWTDVVEAAGEEFRIRGYDSATLEDIAARVGILKGSIYNYVQNKEELLLAVVERPAHVLLADLEQLRDDGRQSATIRLRTLFRIQVRVFSEYYPAAFVYLRNIGRTDLSDKFGKFGEMDARYMSILEDLIADGVARGEFNPPVSPKIAALSLVGILNWMQHWFTPAGDEADNRLADDLFAMALGGLTTGGSLARILEHSEDRARPSSVG encoded by the coding sequence ATGGCCCGCCCCAGCCGGTGGACAGATGTCGTCGAAGCGGCCGGTGAGGAGTTCCGGATCCGCGGTTACGACAGTGCGACACTCGAGGACATCGCCGCGCGTGTGGGCATCCTCAAAGGCAGCATCTACAACTACGTCCAGAACAAGGAAGAGCTGCTACTCGCCGTCGTGGAGCGTCCGGCGCATGTCCTGCTCGCCGATCTGGAACAACTGCGAGACGACGGCAGGCAGTCGGCGACCATCCGCTTGCGCACGCTGTTCCGCATCCAGGTTCGGGTCTTCAGCGAGTACTACCCCGCGGCATTCGTGTACCTACGCAACATCGGGCGCACCGATCTGTCCGACAAGTTCGGCAAGTTCGGGGAGATGGACGCCAGGTACATGAGCATCCTCGAGGACCTCATCGCCGACGGGGTCGCCCGCGGCGAGTTCAACCCACCGGTGAGCCCCAAGATCGCGGCCCTGTCGCTCGTCGGCATCCTGAACTGGATGCAGCACTGGTTCACTCCGGCCGGCGACGAAGCAGACAACCGCCTCGCCGACGACTTGTTCGCGATGGCCCTCGGCGGACTCACCACCGGTGGGAGCCTGGCCCGGATTCTGGAGCACTCCGAAGATCGAGCCCGCCCCTCCTCGGTGGGGTGA
- a CDS encoding YhjD/YihY/BrkB family envelope integrity protein, giving the protein MSSVVDSGKSLVTRAKSIYEDRRERWTWLDHLLRTFDRYNDRRGNLYAASISFNGILALVPIIMVAFAVAGFVLARQPELLQDIQDAVVEKMPGQLGDQVSDIITSAIDSRTTVGVVGLLGAAFTGIGWISGVRAGMTEMWGGRVQRNAVMSKVWDLVAFAGLGVAFAVTMAVTALGNSGLTRTVLGWVGLDDASWAPILVRLVSIAVSILATWALFTFIMARLPLVQLPFRNTIKAGLITAVAFEIVKTIGGIYLSSVLSSPAGVAFGPILGVMVFAYLASRIVLYAAAWCATDPANAEFQVVEDTDAELHRPVVISPTVEVSPAPRAGALAAAAAVGALAMAVIGRRGHR; this is encoded by the coding sequence GTGAGTTCGGTGGTCGATTCGGGGAAGTCACTCGTCACCCGGGCGAAATCGATCTACGAGGACCGGCGCGAGCGCTGGACGTGGCTCGACCATCTCCTGCGGACCTTCGATCGCTACAACGATCGACGAGGAAATCTCTACGCCGCGAGCATCAGTTTCAACGGCATCCTCGCGCTCGTCCCGATCATCATGGTCGCCTTCGCGGTCGCCGGTTTCGTGCTGGCCCGGCAGCCGGAACTGTTGCAGGACATCCAGGACGCGGTCGTGGAGAAGATGCCGGGGCAGCTCGGCGATCAGGTGTCCGACATCATCACCTCGGCGATCGACTCCCGCACCACGGTCGGTGTGGTCGGTCTGCTCGGCGCGGCGTTCACCGGCATCGGGTGGATCTCGGGTGTCCGTGCCGGGATGACCGAGATGTGGGGCGGCCGCGTACAGCGCAACGCCGTGATGTCGAAGGTGTGGGACCTCGTGGCGTTCGCCGGTCTCGGCGTCGCCTTCGCGGTGACGATGGCCGTTACGGCCCTGGGTAATTCGGGTCTGACGCGGACCGTGCTCGGGTGGGTCGGTCTCGACGACGCATCGTGGGCGCCGATCCTCGTCCGGTTGGTGTCGATCGCGGTCTCGATCCTCGCCACCTGGGCGCTGTTCACGTTCATCATGGCGCGACTCCCGTTGGTGCAGTTGCCCTTCCGCAACACGATCAAGGCCGGCCTGATCACCGCGGTCGCCTTCGAGATCGTCAAGACGATCGGCGGTATCTATCTCTCGTCGGTGCTGAGCAGTCCGGCGGGGGTGGCGTTCGGCCCGATCCTCGGTGTCATGGTGTTCGCCTACCTGGCGTCGCGCATCGTCCTCTACGCCGCCGCCTGGTGCGCCACCGACCCGGCGAATGCGGAGTTCCAGGTCGTGGAGGACACCGACGCGGAACTGCATCGGCCGGTTGTCATCTCGCCGACGGTCGAGGTGAGTCCGGCACCGCGCGCCGGGGCGCTGGCGGCGGCGGCCGCGGTCGGAGCGCTGGCGATGGCGGTCATCGGCCGGCGAGGACACCGCTGA
- the trpS gene encoding tryptophan--tRNA ligase, whose amino-acid sequence MSSDVSANGAARPRVLSGIQPTSDSFHLGNYLGAVRQWVALQDDFEAFYFIPDMHAITASFDPKTLADRTRLSVAQLLAVGVDPERSTIYVQSHIPEIAELTWVLSCITGFGEASRMTQFKDKSAKQGVDAAGVGLFTYPILMAADILAFQVDQVPVGEDQRQHLELTRDLAQRFNSRFGKVLKVPQAYIVKEFAKIYDLQNPTAKMSKSAETDKGLINLLDEPKKSAKKIRSAVTDTETVIRFDPENKPGVSNLLTIQSALSGTPVDVLVDKYEGKGYGDLKVETADVLTEFVTPLRGRVTEYMDDPAQLDAILARGAERARSVASATLESVYDKVGFLSPRR is encoded by the coding sequence ATGAGCTCTGACGTCTCCGCAAACGGCGCCGCCCGCCCCCGCGTGCTGTCGGGAATCCAGCCCACCAGCGATTCCTTCCACCTCGGCAACTACCTGGGTGCGGTCCGGCAGTGGGTGGCCCTCCAGGACGACTTCGAGGCGTTCTATTTCATCCCGGACATGCACGCGATCACGGCATCGTTCGATCCGAAGACCCTCGCCGATCGCACGCGTCTGTCGGTCGCTCAACTGCTGGCCGTCGGCGTGGATCCCGAGCGCTCCACGATCTACGTCCAGTCACACATCCCGGAGATCGCCGAGCTGACGTGGGTGCTGTCGTGCATCACCGGTTTCGGTGAGGCGAGCCGGATGACGCAGTTCAAGGACAAGTCGGCCAAGCAGGGCGTCGACGCCGCGGGCGTGGGCCTGTTCACGTATCCGATCCTGATGGCCGCGGACATCCTCGCCTTCCAGGTGGATCAGGTGCCGGTGGGCGAGGACCAGCGTCAGCACCTCGAGCTCACCCGCGATCTCGCGCAGCGTTTCAACTCACGGTTCGGCAAGGTCCTCAAGGTCCCGCAGGCGTACATCGTCAAGGAGTTCGCGAAGATCTACGACCTCCAGAACCCGACCGCGAAGATGAGCAAGTCGGCGGAGACCGACAAGGGCCTCATCAACCTGCTCGACGAGCCGAAGAAGTCCGCGAAGAAGATCCGTTCGGCGGTGACCGACACGGAGACAGTGATCCGGTTCGATCCCGAGAACAAGCCGGGTGTGAGCAACCTGCTCACCATCCAGTCGGCCCTGAGCGGTACGCCGGTGGATGTCCTCGTCGACAAATACGAGGGCAAGGGGTACGGCGACCTCAAGGTCGAGACCGCTGACGTCCTGACCGAATTCGTCACGCCGCTGCGCGGTCGCGTCACGGAGTACATGGACGATCCGGCCCAGCTCGACGCGATTCTCGCCCGTGGCGCGGAACGCGCCCGGTCGGTGGCCTCGGCGACACTCGAGTCCGTCTATGACAAGGTGGGGTTCCTGTCACCGAGGCGCTGA
- a CDS encoding exodeoxyribonuclease III, with the protein MPLSISTVNVNGIRAAVKHRSETNRGFLPWLEDSSLDVVLLQEVRASEDLARDALAPALDAGWHLTMSESAVKGHAGVGVLTRSAPGAVRFGFGSAEFDDLGRYLEVDLDTDLGPVTAASLYLPKGAALTDAEKDIAKYEEKARFLDEFGDHLGRLVRRRRHVVVGGDWNIAHAEADIKNWKGNLKSPGFLPHERAWVDGLLDAGWHDVTRDLYPGESGPYSWWSWRGKAFDNDSGWRIDYQLTNRSLAERAVKSTVDRAAAYDLRWSDHAPVTVTYE; encoded by the coding sequence GTGCCACTCTCCATTTCCACGGTCAACGTCAACGGAATCCGCGCAGCGGTCAAGCATCGTTCCGAAACCAACCGCGGGTTCCTGCCCTGGTTGGAGGACTCGTCGCTCGACGTCGTGCTGCTGCAGGAAGTGCGTGCGAGCGAGGACCTCGCCCGGGACGCCCTGGCTCCCGCGCTCGACGCCGGCTGGCATCTCACGATGAGCGAATCGGCGGTCAAAGGGCATGCCGGAGTCGGCGTGCTGACCCGCTCGGCCCCGGGCGCCGTCCGATTCGGCTTCGGCAGCGCGGAGTTCGACGATCTCGGCCGCTACCTCGAAGTCGACCTCGACACCGACCTCGGTCCGGTGACCGCGGCCAGCCTCTACCTGCCGAAGGGTGCGGCGCTCACCGACGCCGAGAAGGACATCGCCAAGTACGAGGAGAAGGCGCGGTTCCTCGACGAGTTCGGCGACCACCTCGGTCGGCTGGTGCGTCGTCGTCGGCATGTGGTCGTCGGCGGCGACTGGAACATCGCCCACGCAGAGGCGGACATCAAGAACTGGAAGGGCAATCTCAAGAGCCCGGGCTTCCTCCCGCACGAGCGTGCGTGGGTCGACGGTCTCCTCGATGCCGGCTGGCACGACGTCACCCGTGACCTGTACCCGGGCGAGAGCGGTCCGTACTCGTGGTGGTCGTGGCGCGGCAAGGCCTTCGACAACGACTCCGGGTGGCGGATCGACTACCAGCTGACGAATCGCTCGCTCGCCGAGCGCGCGGTCAAGTCCACGGTCGACCGCGCCGCGGCGTATGACCTGCGCTGGTCGGATCATGCCCCGGTCACCGTCACCTACGAGTGA
- a CDS encoding (2Fe-2S)-binding protein: MFVCICRAVTVDEVHEHCDAGAYTVDDISDRCGAGEGCGTCLDKLDSILSERLATATSAA, encoded by the coding sequence ATGTTCGTTTGCATTTGCCGCGCCGTCACCGTCGACGAAGTTCATGAGCACTGCGATGCCGGCGCTTACACCGTCGACGACATCAGCGATCGGTGTGGCGCGGGCGAGGGCTGCGGAACCTGCCTGGACAAACTCGACAGCATCCTGAGCGAAAGGCTGGCCACCGCGACGAGCGCCGCATGA
- the bfr gene encoding bacterioferritin — MRGDDEVIELLNEQLTSELTAINQYFLHAKMQESWGLTEIAAKTRAESIEEMTHAEILTDRILFLEALPNYQRLLPLRIGQSIREQFESDMAIEVEVVERLRPGIAMCREKGDITSANLLEKILADEEEHIDYLETQLELINKLGEPLYLSKTIATPPSNG; from the coding sequence ATGCGTGGCGACGACGAGGTCATCGAACTCCTCAACGAGCAGCTCACCAGCGAGCTCACCGCGATCAACCAGTACTTCCTCCACGCGAAGATGCAGGAGAGCTGGGGCCTCACCGAGATCGCGGCCAAGACCCGCGCGGAGTCCATCGAGGAGATGACGCACGCGGAGATCCTCACCGACCGCATCCTGTTCCTCGAGGCACTGCCGAACTACCAGCGTCTGCTGCCGCTGCGCATCGGACAGTCGATCCGCGAGCAGTTCGAGTCGGACATGGCCATCGAGGTCGAGGTCGTCGAGCGACTGCGCCCGGGCATCGCGATGTGCCGCGAGAAGGGCGACATCACGAGCGCGAATCTCCTCGAGAAGATCCTCGCCGACGAGGAAGAGCACATCGACTACCTCGAGACACAGCTCGAGCTGATCAACAAGCTCGGCGAGCCGCTCTACCTGTCGAAGACGATCGCGACTCCCCCGTCCAACGGCTGA
- a CDS encoding MFS transporter, protein MPDAPTTTSGAPDDLALNVLDDASSTVRGRPSTISGRARRLTILALALGGFGIGTTEFVAMGLLPNIAGSLDVSEPTAGHVISAYALGVVVGAPLIAALTARMSRRTLLIALMVAFTIGNLATVLAPSYGLLLVARFVAGLPHGAYFGVAALVAAHLAGPGNRAKAVGQVMLGLSVANVVGVPAAAWLGETFGWRSAFAIVVVIGVATVVALVRALPSLSGMTITDPLTELGALKRSQVWFTLVIGVVGFGGMFAFYTYLNSALTSVTGLSVSVVPFALMLYGLGMVTGNFVGGYAADRSVSIAILAGLFTSAVTLAAFAVLAQNAWAALILTYFVALTGSTMLPALQTRLMDVAADAQTLAAALNHSALNIANAAGAFLGGVVVGAGWGFLSPSAIGALLAVGGLAVAGVAILTARRRPAGA, encoded by the coding sequence GTGCCTGACGCTCCCACGACGACCTCCGGTGCACCGGACGATCTCGCTCTGAACGTGCTCGACGACGCGTCGTCGACGGTGCGGGGGCGTCCCTCGACGATCTCGGGTCGTGCCCGCCGGCTGACGATCCTCGCGCTCGCCCTCGGCGGTTTCGGTATCGGGACCACCGAGTTCGTCGCGATGGGGCTGCTCCCCAACATCGCCGGCTCGCTCGACGTCTCCGAACCGACCGCCGGTCACGTCATCTCCGCGTATGCGCTCGGCGTCGTGGTGGGTGCCCCGCTGATCGCGGCGCTGACGGCCCGGATGTCGCGGCGGACGCTGCTGATCGCCCTGATGGTGGCGTTCACCATCGGCAACCTGGCGACCGTGCTCGCGCCGTCGTACGGACTTCTCCTGGTGGCGCGGTTCGTCGCCGGTCTGCCGCACGGTGCGTACTTCGGGGTGGCGGCGCTGGTGGCTGCGCACCTCGCCGGCCCGGGGAATCGGGCCAAGGCGGTCGGGCAGGTGATGCTCGGTCTGTCGGTCGCGAACGTCGTCGGCGTGCCGGCGGCCGCCTGGCTGGGGGAGACGTTCGGCTGGCGCTCTGCATTCGCGATCGTCGTCGTCATCGGTGTGGCGACCGTCGTCGCACTGGTCCGCGCGTTGCCGAGCCTGTCGGGTATGACGATCACCGACCCGCTGACCGAGCTCGGGGCCCTCAAGCGGTCGCAGGTGTGGTTCACCCTGGTGATCGGCGTCGTCGGATTCGGCGGGATGTTCGCCTTCTACACGTACCTGAACTCGGCACTCACCTCGGTGACGGGATTATCGGTCTCGGTCGTGCCCTTCGCCCTGATGCTGTACGGCCTGGGCATGGTGACCGGCAACTTCGTCGGCGGTTACGCCGCCGACCGCAGTGTGTCCATCGCCATCCTCGCCGGGCTGTTCACCAGTGCCGTCACGCTCGCAGCCTTCGCGGTCCTTGCCCAGAATGCCTGGGCGGCACTGATTCTCACGTATTTCGTCGCACTGACCGGGTCGACGATGCTCCCGGCGCTACAGACGCGCCTGATGGACGTCGCGGCCGACGCACAGACGCTGGCCGCCGCGCTCAACCACTCGGCGCTCAACATCGCCAACGCCGCGGGCGCCTTTCTCGGCGGCGTCGTGGTCGGTGCCGGCTGGGGATTCCTGTCGCCCTCGGCGATCGGTGCGCTCCTGGCCGTCGGTGGCCTCGCCGTCGCCGGAGTCGCGATCCTGACGGCCCGACGCCGGCCTGCCGGCGCCTGA
- a CDS encoding cutinase family protein has translation MAAMAHLRSRRTSLLIASITGFAVAAAMCLPGEALADDSASCGAGAVVIAAGTNDPEGRHLVGVTQRYTGLGPNGQPDPNSQYAGDAGYKVIYADYPTTLWPLGAAGYDDSVAQGNAATKSAIAGYQSRCSGRPVVVAGYSQGARVAGDVLADIGSGAPVEVVATDENGDPILDDEGNPVTVVIDPDGVSGELYSDPRRAGDKTGRGIELSLIGVIPGLTMSGPRGATGTDSGFGELEGRVVSVCIEGDPICDLPDPIYDPIGAIDGLLGYQVKHFLYPFAMYRDPTSQWATRPVSCNAAGTVCMVGAKSAFAELVQGWASDLGYTGEIGDFLSGRPTIGLPLGITLANLQPVVRLVQGLLPPLPQLGYGGYLPDLFVFEDILQGIVSLSPARLMRGVTALAASVRSIVLLPVNFVRYWAGEIVGPTVTSQPTTPAVLAYDDAGGSRASVALARFVATVDDESGTGAPVVEATDRGSDGPAVTDVAGPSGDDSATGPDAAATVPAAEPDRTPTGGGDGTVPSAGGSDPGVTRSEGDPADAPSSDDGTSGGPDGGSGGSESSNSDSSNSDSSNSDSSNSDSSNSNSGSGADSSSSNSDSSSDSDGSSSSGSGAE, from the coding sequence ATGGCTGCGATGGCGCACCTCCGGTCCCGTCGGACCTCATTGCTGATCGCTTCGATCACCGGTTTCGCCGTCGCCGCGGCGATGTGTCTTCCGGGCGAGGCGCTCGCCGATGACTCGGCTTCCTGCGGCGCGGGCGCCGTCGTGATCGCGGCGGGCACCAACGACCCCGAGGGACGACACCTCGTCGGCGTCACACAGCGTTATACGGGCCTCGGACCGAACGGACAGCCCGATCCGAATTCGCAGTACGCGGGCGACGCCGGTTACAAGGTCATCTACGCCGACTATCCGACGACGCTGTGGCCGCTGGGCGCGGCCGGCTACGACGACAGCGTCGCACAGGGGAACGCGGCGACCAAGTCCGCGATCGCCGGCTACCAGTCACGGTGTTCGGGCAGACCGGTCGTCGTGGCCGGGTACTCCCAGGGCGCCCGGGTCGCCGGCGATGTCCTCGCCGACATCGGCTCGGGTGCTCCCGTCGAGGTAGTGGCGACCGACGAGAACGGCGACCCGATTCTCGACGACGAGGGCAACCCGGTCACCGTCGTCATCGACCCGGACGGGGTCAGCGGCGAGCTCTACTCCGACCCACGGCGGGCCGGGGACAAGACCGGACGCGGAATCGAACTCTCCTTGATCGGCGTGATCCCGGGGCTGACGATGTCCGGTCCGCGCGGGGCCACCGGGACCGACAGCGGTTTCGGTGAGCTCGAGGGCCGCGTGGTGTCGGTGTGTATCGAGGGCGACCCCATCTGCGACCTGCCCGATCCCATCTACGACCCGATCGGTGCGATCGACGGGCTTCTCGGATATCAGGTCAAGCACTTCCTCTACCCGTTCGCGATGTACCGGGACCCCACGTCCCAGTGGGCGACGCGACCGGTCTCGTGCAACGCCGCGGGCACGGTCTGCATGGTCGGGGCGAAGTCCGCATTCGCCGAGCTCGTCCAGGGCTGGGCGTCCGACCTCGGATACACCGGCGAGATCGGCGACTTCCTGTCCGGCCGTCCGACGATCGGCCTGCCGCTCGGCATCACCCTGGCGAACCTGCAGCCCGTCGTCCGCCTCGTCCAGGGTTTGCTGCCGCCGCTGCCGCAGCTGGGTTACGGCGGCTACCTTCCCGACCTCTTCGTCTTCGAGGACATCCTGCAGGGCATCGTCAGCCTGTCCCCGGCGCGTCTCATGCGCGGTGTGACCGCGCTGGCCGCCAGCGTGCGCAGCATCGTGCTGCTGCCGGTGAACTTCGTCCGGTACTGGGCGGGTGAGATCGTCGGGCCGACGGTCACGTCGCAGCCGACGACCCCTGCGGTGCTCGCATACGACGACGCCGGCGGCTCCCGCGCGTCGGTGGCCCTCGCGCGGTTCGTCGCCACCGTCGACGACGAGTCCGGGACCGGCGCGCCGGTGGTCGAGGCGACCGACCGCGGTTCCGACGGGCCGGCCGTCACCGACGTGGCCGGTCCGTCGGGTGACGACTCCGCCACGGGCCCGGACGCAGCGGCGACCGTGCCGGCGGCCGAACCCGACCGCACCCCGACCGGCGGTGGAGACGGCACCGTCCCCTCGGCCGGTGGCAGCGATCCCGGCGTCACGCGCTCCGAAGGCGACCCCGCGGATGCGCCGTCGTCCGACGATGGGACCTCGGGCGGTCCGGACGGCGGCTCCGGGGGTTCGGAGAGCTCGAACTCGGACAGCTCGAACTCGGACAGCTCGAACTCGGACAGCTCGAACTCGGACAGCTCGAACTCGAACAGCGGCAGTGGCGCGGACAGCAGCAGCTCGAACTCGGACAGCAGCAGCGACTCCGACGGCTCGTCGAGCAGCGGCTCGGGCGCCGAGTAG
- the metX gene encoding homoserine O-acetyltransferase MetX — MSVSIDLNAQASDQPDWESVPDGKLVGMGIGSLPLDSGERIDNVTLAFQRWGTLSPSRDNVILTLHALTGDSHVTGPADDEHEAPGWWDGLIGPGMAIDTDEWCVISANVLGGCKGSTGPGSLASDGRPWGSRFPQITVLDQVRAEVALLDRLGIRSVGAVLGGSMGGARALEWAIEYPERVRSALVLAVGARATADQIGIQNTQIAAIKADPAWHDGDYHATGQIPLAGMGIARQIAHLTYRTEHELDERFENKPQGDEQPLLGGRYAVQSYLEHQASKLMQRFDPSSYVVLTEVLNHHDVGRNRGGVKKALNECRVPVIVGGIDSDRLYPLRLQAELAEELGNCVGGLQVVRSDTGHDGFLTEFDAISDLLKRTVELARRDA, encoded by the coding sequence TTGTCGGTGAGTATCGACCTGAACGCGCAAGCGTCTGATCAGCCCGACTGGGAATCGGTCCCGGACGGGAAGCTCGTCGGCATGGGCATCGGCTCGCTGCCTCTCGACAGCGGCGAACGGATCGACAACGTCACCCTGGCGTTCCAGCGCTGGGGGACGTTGTCGCCGTCCCGCGACAACGTCATCCTCACCCTGCACGCACTCACCGGCGACTCCCACGTCACCGGTCCCGCCGACGACGAGCACGAGGCGCCCGGCTGGTGGGACGGCCTCATCGGCCCCGGCATGGCCATCGACACCGACGAGTGGTGCGTCATCTCGGCCAACGTCCTCGGCGGCTGCAAGGGATCGACCGGCCCCGGCTCCCTCGCCTCCGACGGCCGGCCGTGGGGTTCGCGCTTCCCGCAGATCACCGTGCTCGACCAGGTCCGCGCCGAGGTCGCCCTCCTCGACCGTCTCGGAATCCGCAGCGTCGGAGCAGTTCTCGGCGGCTCGATGGGTGGAGCCCGCGCACTCGAATGGGCCATCGAATACCCGGAGCGTGTCCGCAGTGCACTGGTGCTGGCCGTGGGCGCCCGCGCCACCGCCGACCAGATCGGCATCCAGAACACGCAGATCGCCGCCATCAAGGCCGACCCGGCATGGCACGACGGCGACTACCACGCCACCGGACAGATCCCGTTGGCCGGCATGGGCATCGCCCGGCAGATCGCCCACCTGACGTACCGCACCGAACACGAACTCGACGAACGGTTCGAGAACAAGCCGCAGGGCGACGAGCAGCCGTTGCTCGGTGGCCGGTACGCCGTGCAGAGCTACCTCGAGCACCAGGCGTCGAAGCTGATGCAGCGCTTCGACCCGAGCAGCTACGTCGTGCTCACCGAGGTCCTCAACCACCACGACGTCGGCCGCAACCGCGGTGGCGTGAAGAAGGCACTCAACGAGTGCCGGGTCCCCGTCATCGTCGGCGGTATCGACTCGGATCGCCTGTACCCGTTGCGGTTACAGGCCGAACTCGCCGAAGAACTGGGCAACTGCGTCGGCGGCCTGCAGGTCGTGCGCTCCGACACCGGGCACGACGGCTTCCTCACCGAGTTCGACGCCATCAGCGACCTGCTCAAGCGCACGGTCGAACTGGCGCGCCGCGACGCCTGA